A single region of the Methylocystis echinoides genome encodes:
- a CDS encoding VirB4 family type IV secretion/conjugal transfer ATPase, with translation MASVPLRVKAREVGPEVHLPYLRHVSPHLISLSTRALITTIRLAGAAFETADAADLNDLHNKLNLTLRNIADERLALWTHLIRRPTSEYPIAAFRSEFANELDRAYQARLMSKQLYANELYLTLVWHPGRDAAERASQFFSRLGRARRAGGEVDGRGLKKLEDVSRDLMAALDRYAPYRLSLIERQGVAFSEIGSFLQTLVACERLPFPLVQGPIGPALYANRLIFGRETIEIRGPGGSRFAGMLAFKDYPATTRPGLLDGLLAAPFELVLSQSFAFLGKSEAKTVMTRKQNQLLSTNDPAASQIGDLDSALDDLESNRFVMGEHHLSLLVLADAPTELLEKVSLARRILADGGAVVVREDLGLEATFWAQLPGLFKYRARAGAITSRNFAGLSPFHAYLSGKAEGNHWGPSVAVLKTASGSPFHFSFHVGDLGNTFICGPSGSGKTAFLTFALTQAEKLNAQLVLFDKDRGAELFIRAIGGAYLTLKGGRPTGCAPLKSFDLTPSNLAFLGSLVRKLVSVEGRPLSVADEQRIDNGLLALREMPRHERSFSALRVFLGQRDAEGIGARLERWCKGQALGWALDADEDAIHVDSHAFGFDMTDVLDDPVVRTPLMMVLFRRVEELIDGRRIIIAIDEFWKALGDEAFRDLANDGLKTIRKMNGVMVFGTQSPRDALTSPIAHTIVEQCPTQIFFPNARGQASDYVDGFHLTRKEFRLIREELSIESRRFLVKQGHDAVVAELDLEGMDEALAILSGRTSTVELAEQVRADVGDNPAEWLPLFHQRRRGLA, from the coding sequence ATGGCTAGCGTCCCCTTGAGGGTCAAGGCGCGAGAGGTGGGACCTGAGGTTCACCTCCCCTATCTGCGTCACGTTTCCCCGCATCTCATCTCGCTGTCGACCCGCGCGCTGATCACGACGATCCGTCTCGCCGGGGCGGCCTTTGAGACGGCCGACGCCGCGGATCTCAACGATCTCCACAACAAGCTCAATCTCACGCTCCGCAACATCGCCGACGAGCGCCTGGCGTTGTGGACGCATCTCATTCGCCGCCCAACAAGCGAGTATCCGATAGCAGCGTTTCGCTCGGAATTCGCCAACGAGCTCGATCGAGCCTATCAGGCGCGGCTCATGTCCAAACAGCTCTACGCCAATGAGCTCTACCTGACCCTCGTTTGGCATCCGGGGCGCGACGCCGCCGAACGCGCATCACAATTTTTCTCCCGCCTTGGCCGCGCGCGGCGCGCCGGCGGAGAAGTCGACGGGCGGGGGCTGAAAAAGCTCGAGGATGTCTCGCGCGACCTGATGGCGGCGCTTGACCGCTACGCTCCTTACCGTCTCAGCCTGATCGAGCGGCAAGGCGTCGCGTTCTCCGAAATTGGCTCCTTCCTGCAAACGCTCGTCGCATGCGAGCGCCTGCCTTTCCCGCTGGTCCAGGGCCCGATCGGTCCGGCGCTTTACGCCAATCGGCTCATCTTTGGTCGCGAGACAATCGAAATCCGCGGGCCAGGCGGTTCGCGCTTTGCCGGAATGCTGGCCTTCAAGGATTATCCGGCGACGACCAGGCCTGGCCTGCTCGACGGCTTGCTCGCTGCTCCATTTGAGTTAGTCCTGTCGCAAAGCTTCGCTTTTCTTGGCAAGAGCGAAGCCAAGACCGTTATGACGCGAAAGCAAAACCAGCTGCTTTCCACCAATGACCCCGCCGCCTCGCAGATCGGCGACCTTGACAGCGCTCTGGACGATCTCGAGTCGAACCGCTTCGTGATGGGCGAGCATCACCTTTCGCTTCTGGTCCTTGCCGACGCGCCGACAGAGCTCCTCGAAAAAGTGAGTCTCGCCCGCCGAATATTGGCCGACGGCGGCGCTGTCGTCGTGCGCGAAGATCTCGGGTTAGAAGCGACCTTTTGGGCGCAGCTACCAGGCCTCTTCAAATACCGGGCGCGCGCCGGCGCCATCACGTCCCGGAATTTCGCGGGGTTGTCACCCTTCCACGCCTATCTATCGGGCAAGGCTGAGGGCAACCATTGGGGGCCAAGCGTCGCCGTGCTGAAGACGGCTTCCGGGTCGCCCTTCCACTTTTCGTTCCATGTCGGCGATCTGGGCAACACCTTCATTTGCGGGCCCTCGGGCTCGGGCAAGACGGCCTTCCTGACTTTTGCGCTCACGCAGGCGGAAAAGCTCAACGCCCAGCTGGTCCTCTTCGACAAGGATCGCGGGGCCGAGCTCTTCATCCGCGCCATCGGCGGCGCTTACCTCACCTTGAAGGGCGGCAGGCCGACCGGCTGCGCGCCGTTGAAGAGCTTTGACCTGACGCCTTCGAATCTTGCCTTCCTTGGCAGCCTCGTCCGAAAGCTCGTGAGCGTCGAAGGCAGGCCGCTGTCAGTCGCAGATGAGCAAAGGATCGACAACGGCCTCCTGGCGCTGCGTGAGATGCCGCGACATGAGCGGTCGTTTTCGGCCCTGCGCGTCTTCCTCGGTCAACGCGATGCGGAAGGGATCGGCGCGCGTCTCGAGCGCTGGTGCAAGGGACAGGCTTTGGGCTGGGCGCTCGACGCCGACGAAGACGCCATCCATGTCGATTCGCACGCCTTCGGCTTCGACATGACGGATGTTCTCGACGACCCTGTCGTGCGAACGCCGCTGATGATGGTCCTGTTTCGGCGCGTCGAAGAGTTAATTGACGGGCGCCGGATCATCATCGCCATTGACGAATTCTGGAAAGCGCTGGGTGACGAAGCCTTTCGCGATCTCGCCAATGACGGTCTCAAAACCATCCGCAAGATGAACGGGGTGATGGTGTTCGGAACGCAGTCGCCTCGAGACGCGTTGACCTCGCCAATCGCCCACACGATTGTCGAGCAATGTCCAACGCAGATTTTCTTTCCGAACGCCCGGGGACAGGCGAGCGACTATGTCGACGGCTTCCATCTCACCAGGAAAGAGTTTCGCCTGATCAGGGAAGAGCTCTCCATCGAGAGCCGGCGTTTCCTCGTCAAGCAGGGCCACGACGCCGTCGTTGCCGAACTCGATCTCGAAGGGATGGACGAAGCTCTCGCAATCCTCTCTGGGCGAACGTCCACCGTCGAGCTCGCTGAACAGGTGCGAGCTGATGTTGGCGACAATCCGGCCGAGTGGCTACCCCTCTTTCATCAACGCCGACGAGGTCTCGCATGA
- a CDS encoding DNA cytosine methyltransferase: MFEFFEFFAGGGMVRAGLGVQNWRCRFANDFDHKKSAIYRANWGEGQLRTADIKTLSSKDLDGQVDLAWASFPCQDLSLAGGGAGLKGDRSGTFWPFWDLMKQLISENRAPKIIALENVCGTLTSHQGKDFAAICSTFEQAGYTFGALVIDAAHFVPQSRPRLFIIGVRDGEAIPGALIQDAPSPLWHSRGLLTAHENTPLRGRRNWVWWSLPEPDPRNQVFADLIEDDPADVDWHTPAKTRGLLDMMSEVNRAKVDAAKRSKRCQVGAIYKRTRVDADGIKVQRAEVRFDDVAGCLRTPAGGSSRQLILVVQGQKVRSRLISGRETARLMGLPDEYQLPTNYNEAYHLAGDGVVVPVVRHLAEHLFEPILRQWPTAAKVAA, translated from the coding sequence ATGTTTGAATTTTTCGAATTCTTCGCTGGTGGCGGCATGGTGCGCGCCGGCTTGGGTGTGCAGAATTGGCGCTGCCGCTTCGCCAATGATTTCGACCACAAGAAGAGTGCCATCTATCGCGCGAACTGGGGCGAGGGCCAACTGAGGACCGCGGACATCAAGACGCTTTCCTCCAAAGATCTTGACGGCCAGGTTGACCTTGCCTGGGCGTCGTTCCCCTGCCAAGACCTTTCGCTTGCCGGCGGCGGAGCAGGCCTCAAAGGCGATCGCTCAGGCACTTTCTGGCCCTTCTGGGACCTAATGAAGCAGCTCATCTCCGAAAACCGCGCCCCCAAGATTATCGCGCTCGAAAATGTCTGCGGCACCCTTACTTCCCACCAAGGCAAGGATTTTGCGGCCATCTGCTCGACCTTTGAGCAGGCGGGCTACACCTTTGGGGCCCTCGTTATCGACGCGGCTCATTTCGTTCCCCAATCCAGGCCGCGGCTTTTCATCATCGGCGTGCGTGACGGCGAAGCAATCCCAGGCGCGCTGATCCAGGATGCGCCTTCGCCCCTCTGGCATTCGCGTGGGCTGCTTACCGCCCATGAGAACACGCCGCTGCGGGGGCGCCGAAATTGGGTTTGGTGGTCCCTCCCCGAGCCCGATCCGCGCAACCAGGTTTTCGCGGATCTGATCGAGGACGACCCGGCCGACGTAGATTGGCATACGCCGGCCAAGACCCGGGGTCTTCTCGACATGATGAGCGAGGTCAACCGCGCCAAGGTCGATGCCGCCAAGCGCTCGAAAAGGTGCCAAGTCGGGGCGATCTACAAGCGCACGCGCGTTGATGCAGACGGAATCAAAGTGCAGCGCGCCGAAGTCCGGTTTGATGACGTCGCCGGCTGCTTGCGTACCCCGGCCGGCGGTTCAAGCCGCCAGCTGATCCTTGTCGTGCAAGGCCAAAAGGTCCGTTCACGCCTCATCTCTGGACGAGAGACCGCGCGACTCATGGGCCTGCCCGACGAATACCAGCTTCCGACCAATTACAACGAGGCCTATCATCTCGCCGGCGACGGTGTGGTTGTCCCGGTCGTCCGGCATTTGGCCGAGCATTTGTTCGAACCTATTCTCAGGCAGTGGCCGACCGCCGCGAAGGTTGCGGCATGA
- the virB5 gene encoding P-type DNA transfer protein VirB5 — protein MKPVRVLSLLGLSAWTSAAPAQVVFDPSVFARQFDQLIELKKQADTLSSQLRVAQDQLAQAKDLYNSVNKLTNANDVASLLNSSQFRKYLPGEFSQIEGLIKGSGSGSFASSMDAYLSQNRLYPENPGNSFYASELDRIARQTGAKHSLGQAVYDTASRRIDQLEELRRQISVSKDAKEVLDLSARLQAEQALLQNDVLRLQGLAMIQRAQADMDVEREREQHRRIINEMKAALQ, from the coding sequence ATGAAACCGGTTCGAGTTCTCTCCCTTCTGGGCCTCTCCGCATGGACGTCGGCAGCGCCGGCGCAGGTGGTGTTCGACCCCAGCGTCTTCGCACGCCAGTTCGATCAACTGATCGAGCTGAAGAAGCAGGCCGACACGCTCTCCTCGCAGCTCCGGGTCGCGCAAGATCAGCTCGCGCAAGCCAAGGATCTCTACAACTCCGTCAACAAGCTCACGAACGCCAATGACGTCGCGAGCCTGCTGAACTCTTCACAATTCCGCAAATATCTGCCGGGGGAATTCTCGCAAATCGAGGGCCTCATCAAAGGCTCGGGCTCGGGAAGTTTCGCGTCATCCATGGACGCCTATCTCTCGCAGAACCGCCTCTACCCGGAAAATCCGGGGAATTCCTTCTATGCCTCAGAGCTTGATCGCATTGCCCGCCAGACAGGCGCCAAGCATTCGCTCGGTCAGGCGGTCTACGACACCGCCTCTCGCCGCATTGACCAACTTGAGGAGCTGCGTCGCCAGATCAGCGTCTCCAAGGACGCCAAGGAGGTGCTGGATCTCTCTGCGCGCCTCCAGGCTGAACAGGCTCTCTTGCAAAACGACGTGCTTCGACTGCAGGGCCTCGCGATGATCCAGCGCGCCCAGGCCGACATGGATGTCGAGCGCGAACGCGAGCAACACCGGCGAATTATCAACGAGATGAAGGCCGCCCTCCAATGA
- a CDS encoding TrbC/VirB2 family protein produces the protein MRSLARRLSFLSSASTAAILALNKPAFAQSANVERILQNIVDALTGNVAKLLATLAIIITGMSWMFGYLDLRRAGYVILGIAILFGAAEIVSTLTGK, from the coding sequence ATGCGCTCTCTTGCCCGCCGCCTATCATTCCTTTCATCCGCCAGCACCGCCGCCATCCTTGCTCTCAACAAGCCCGCCTTCGCCCAAAGCGCCAATGTCGAACGAATCCTCCAAAACATCGTCGACGCGCTCACCGGCAATGTCGCGAAGCTTCTCGCAACATTGGCTATCATCATCACCGGCATGTCCTGGATGTTCGGATATCTTGATTTGCGGCGCGCCGGCTACGTCATCCTCGGCATTGCTATCCTGTTTGGCGCAGCGGAAATCGTTTCGACGCTGACCGGCAAGTAG
- the repA gene encoding plasmid partitioning protein RepA produces the protein MLLPAFEFDDKILAQGAEISRKLDQLRLEKFPPNAKKTLRHFSMAEVAHYLGVSPNNLKRLHLEKKGPEPTIAAGGRRIYSAEQMIELRQYLDKNGRSDAKKYVPRRKSGEKLQVIAIVNFKGGSGKTTTAAHLAQHLALTGHRTLAIDLDPQASLSALHGFQPEIDRNPSLFDAIRYDDERKPIRNVIAATNFPYLDIIPANLELQEYEYATPLAMQGSAEGKRFFARLGKALADVDELYDVIIVDCPPQLGYLTLTALAAATSVLITVHPQMLDLMSMSQFLLMLGNITKTIKNVGAHVQMDWLRYLITRYEPTDIPQAQMLGFMQSMLAEEILKSPMLKSTAISDAGLTKQTLYEVERANFNRETYDRAIECMDAVNFEIQGLIHQAWGRL, from the coding sequence ATGTTGCTTCCGGCATTCGAATTCGATGACAAGATACTCGCTCAGGGCGCGGAAATATCCAGGAAGCTCGATCAACTTCGCCTGGAAAAGTTTCCTCCGAATGCGAAGAAGACTCTTCGGCATTTTTCGATGGCCGAGGTCGCGCATTATCTTGGCGTAAGCCCCAATAATCTAAAGCGGCTACACCTGGAAAAAAAGGGCCCGGAGCCCACGATCGCTGCCGGCGGACGCAGGATCTATTCAGCCGAGCAGATGATCGAGCTACGGCAATATCTGGACAAAAATGGCCGATCGGACGCCAAGAAATACGTCCCGCGCCGTAAATCTGGCGAGAAGCTGCAGGTTATTGCGATCGTGAATTTCAAAGGCGGGTCCGGCAAGACAACGACTGCCGCACACCTTGCTCAGCACCTCGCATTGACCGGGCATCGGACCCTTGCCATCGACCTCGATCCGCAAGCGTCTCTTTCCGCTTTGCACGGCTTCCAGCCGGAAATAGACCGCAACCCTTCACTGTTCGATGCCATTCGTTATGACGACGAAAGAAAGCCAATACGGAACGTCATCGCGGCCACCAATTTTCCATATCTGGATATCATTCCCGCTAACCTCGAGCTGCAGGAGTATGAATATGCCACGCCGCTCGCGATGCAAGGTTCAGCGGAAGGGAAGAGGTTCTTCGCCCGGCTGGGTAAAGCGCTCGCCGATGTCGACGAACTCTACGACGTCATTATCGTAGATTGCCCACCACAACTCGGATACCTGACGCTGACAGCGCTCGCAGCAGCTACCTCAGTACTGATTACAGTCCATCCGCAAATGCTGGACCTGATGTCGATGAGTCAGTTCCTGCTCATGCTCGGCAACATCACGAAGACTATTAAGAACGTGGGTGCCCATGTGCAAATGGATTGGCTTAGGTATCTGATCACGCGCTACGAGCCCACAGATATCCCGCAGGCCCAGATGCTTGGGTTCATGCAGTCCATGTTGGCAGAAGAAATTTTGAAAAGTCCAATGCTTAAGTCAACTGCGATATCCGACGCGGGCCTCACAAAGCAGACATTGTATGAGGTCGAGAGGGCAAATTTTAATCGCGAAACTTATGATCGCGCGATCGAGTGCATGGATGCTGTTAACTTCGAGATTCAGGGCCTCATCCATCAAGCATGGGGGCGCCTATGA
- a CDS encoding autoinducer binding domain-containing protein, whose protein sequence is MRQLEIAYQDFVDGVRTASDASAFRAVAERAAQELGFRWFAYLAFTGDDHRLISTYPKEWTEHYRKNRYDQIDPVIRRARRDREVFRWSGEQATRGANKVQQKFYVEAAAFGIEKGVSIPLPAGFDRFAVFTFASDKCRRDACEGSEEAKVLLRLMATYFHAHVEAALRSPLADDVESPLSQREAQCLSWLSRGRTIEKTACIMNIKPRTVAFHIDNARAKLGAENVTHTVALAIKRGLIP, encoded by the coding sequence ATGCGGCAGTTGGAAATTGCGTATCAGGATTTTGTCGACGGCGTGCGCACGGCATCAGATGCGTCAGCCTTCCGTGCGGTGGCCGAACGCGCCGCGCAAGAGCTGGGGTTCCGATGGTTCGCATATCTTGCCTTCACGGGCGACGATCATCGCTTGATTTCGACTTATCCAAAGGAGTGGACGGAGCACTACCGCAAGAACCGATATGATCAAATCGACCCTGTCATCCGTCGCGCAAGGCGTGATCGAGAAGTTTTTCGCTGGAGCGGCGAACAGGCGACAAGGGGAGCGAACAAAGTCCAGCAAAAGTTCTATGTTGAAGCGGCGGCGTTCGGGATCGAAAAGGGCGTCTCGATCCCTCTGCCCGCGGGTTTCGACCGATTTGCCGTCTTTACCTTCGCCTCTGACAAATGCCGCCGCGACGCATGTGAAGGCTCTGAGGAGGCGAAGGTGCTTTTGCGGCTGATGGCCACGTATTTCCATGCCCATGTCGAAGCCGCCTTGCGATCACCTCTCGCCGATGATGTGGAGTCTCCGCTCAGCCAACGCGAAGCGCAGTGCCTTAGCTGGCTTTCACGAGGGCGAACGATCGAGAAGACCGCGTGCATCATGAACATCAAACCCAGAACCGTTGCTTTTCATATCGACAACGCGCGGGCAAAGCTCGGGGCGGAGAACGTCACGCATACAGTAGCTCTCGCCATCAAGCGTGGCCTAATCCCCTAA
- a CDS encoding type IV secretion system protein VirB3, protein MTDERLHEDTLFLACTRPAMIHGVTMEAMGLNVIFSSILFVLAGSLFYGLVALPIHFACQLICRRDANQFRIILAWLETRGRHRNASLWGGASCTPLRLVRRFNAGELANG, encoded by the coding sequence ATGACCGACGAACGCCTCCACGAGGACACGCTGTTTCTCGCCTGCACGCGGCCCGCGATGATTCACGGCGTGACCATGGAGGCCATGGGCCTCAATGTCATTTTCTCCTCCATTCTGTTCGTCCTGGCGGGCAGTCTGTTTTACGGCCTTGTCGCCTTGCCCATTCACTTTGCCTGTCAGCTGATCTGCCGGCGAGACGCCAACCAGTTCCGCATCATTTTAGCCTGGCTCGAGACACGTGGCCGCCATCGGAATGCAAGCCTCTGGGGTGGCGCCTCTTGCACACCACTGCGGCTCGTCCGGCGCTTCAACGCAGGGGAGCTCGCCAATGGCTAG
- a CDS encoding ATP-binding protein: protein MSNAKQILAMLRSRAEGDDDLFLSIALQIAASEARQGHRSTADQIRSAVEAARTAKKASSVAIPFARPRGDLEGLLEHRKPRYTLKDVVLSEPIRGRLNEFVREQLKRAWLREHSKTPNRRALFVGPPGSGKTMTAEALAGQLSLPLFVIRLEALITRYMGETAAKLRLVFDETAKRRAVYLFDEFDAVGGRRTANNDVAEMRRVLNSFLQYMEEENATDSIIIGATNHPELLDNALVRRFDIALAFEKPTKDQVRQIILAAMRPFKAKRLSWTALFEAAEGLSQAEITRATEDAVKSAILNESDTVTSDQLAKRLLERREMHQTFSSKKDH from the coding sequence ATGTCTAACGCGAAGCAAATATTGGCGATGTTGCGGAGCCGCGCAGAGGGCGACGACGATCTTTTTTTGTCGATTGCTTTGCAAATAGCTGCGTCAGAGGCTCGGCAAGGACATCGGTCCACTGCCGATCAAATTCGCTCAGCAGTAGAGGCGGCCCGAACCGCCAAAAAAGCAAGCAGCGTCGCGATTCCGTTCGCAAGGCCACGGGGTGATTTGGAAGGGCTGCTAGAGCATCGCAAGCCGCGTTACACCCTCAAAGACGTTGTCCTATCCGAACCCATTCGCGGGCGGTTGAATGAGTTCGTTCGAGAGCAGCTGAAACGCGCTTGGTTGCGCGAACACAGCAAGACTCCCAATCGTCGCGCCCTGTTCGTGGGGCCACCCGGCTCTGGTAAGACCATGACCGCGGAAGCCCTCGCTGGCCAGCTCTCCTTGCCCTTATTCGTTATCCGCTTAGAAGCGCTGATAACGCGGTACATGGGGGAGACTGCCGCAAAGCTACGGCTTGTCTTCGACGAAACCGCCAAGCGCCGCGCCGTGTACCTCTTTGACGAATTTGATGCAGTCGGCGGCAGGCGCACGGCCAATAACGACGTTGCAGAGATGCGCCGTGTGCTCAATTCTTTCCTCCAATATATGGAAGAAGAAAACGCCACGGACAGCATCATTATCGGTGCGACTAACCATCCGGAATTGCTCGATAACGCGCTCGTGCGCCGTTTCGACATCGCTCTCGCTTTTGAAAAGCCCACCAAGGATCAAGTTCGACAAATTATTCTTGCAGCTATGCGTCCCTTTAAGGCGAAGCGATTGTCTTGGACCGCTCTCTTTGAAGCCGCCGAGGGCCTAAGCCAGGCGGAGATAACCCGCGCCACCGAGGACGCAGTTAAATCCGCGATTCTCAACGAGTCGGATACAGTGACGTCGGATCAGCTCGCCAAGCGGCTCCTGGAGCGTCGCGAGATGCACCAAACATTTAGCAGTAAGAAAGACCACTAA